A portion of the Chelonia mydas isolate rCheMyd1 chromosome 23, rCheMyd1.pri.v2, whole genome shotgun sequence genome contains these proteins:
- the LOC102946897 gene encoding brain-specific angiogenesis inhibitor 1-associated protein 2 isoform X2 — MSRSDEVNRLTESVYRVILDQFNPGLRSFVTMGKSYQRALSGVTVAAKGYFDALVKLGELASDSQGSKELGDTLFQMAEVHRQIQVQLEETLKLFHSELLAQLEQKLELDVKYLLATLKKYQSEHRAKVEAIEKCQAELKKLRKKCQSSKNPQKYGDREVQYVEVMSAKQSELDRFVAEGYKAALTEERRRYSFLVDRQCAVSKHFGAYHAKVKELLGAKLPGWQQSCVQPTRLPDRALALVKQTANSPAAPAVSDPLPAPQPLEVPPELAPLLGGGGLALNHRVSLQEATPLPNGDSHRTRGSRDLGPPPAREPLTVPLGLPAPQPAPATQTPPPPRASDGYSCTLPIPRKASAETRLATLKNRTLPRSGVRAEQRRVQAVFSHAPGESSTLLNFQEGDVIALLVAEARDGWHYGENEATHMKGWFPFSYTRPVPPAETPEKPHGSFPLSKLNSCSTGTLDKAGCVAPSPEGGHGGDALRYTPSPRPSTFRQRPYSMMNPDLSQLANEFGSPLNSSPSRSNPFAHVRLKRTVTNDRSAPLIQ, encoded by the exons ATGTCCCGCTCGGACGAGGTCAACCGACTCACGGAGAGTGTCTACAGG GTGATTCTGGACCAGTTCAACCCCGGCCTGAGGAGTTTTGTCACAATGGGGAAGAGTTACCAACGCGCGCTCTCAG GGGTGACCGTAGCGGCCAAGGGTTATTTCGACGCCCTGGTGAAGCTGGGGGAATTGGCCAGCGACAGCCAAGGGTCCAAGGAACTGG GGGACACCCTGTTCCAGATGGCTGAGGTGCATCGGcagatccaggtgcagctggaggAAACT CTGAAGCTTTTCCACTCGGAgctgctggcccagctggagCAGAAACTGGAGCTGGATGTCAAGTACCTGCTG GCTACCCTGAAGAAGTACCAGAGCGAACACCGGGCCAAGGTGGAGGCCATTGAGAAGTGTCAAGCCGAGCTGAAGAAACTGCGCAAGAAATGCCAGAGCAGCAAGAACCCCCAGAAATATGGGGACCGCGAGGTGCAG TATGTGGAGGTGATGAGCGCCAAGCAGAGCGAGCTGGACCGCTTTGTGGCGGAGGGATACAAGGCTGCCCTGACCGAGGAGCGCCGCCGGTACTCGTTTCTGGTGGATCGCCAATGCGCTGTGTCCAAGCACTTCGGTGCCTACCACGCCAAG GtgaaggagctgctgggggccaaGCTGCCCGGCTGGCAGCAGTCCTGCGTCCAGCCCACCCGCCTGCCCGACCGTGCTCTGGCCCTGGTGAAGCAGACGGCCAACAGCCCCGCCGCGCCCGCCGTCTCCGACCCGctgcccgccccccagcccctggaggTGCCCCCGGAGCTGGCccccctgctggggggtggggggctggccctCAACCAC CGCGTCTCACTGCAGGAAGCGACTCCGCTCCCCAACGGCGACTCTCACCGCACCCGGGGCTCCCGTGACCTGGGGCCCCCGCCCGCCAGAGAGCCCCTCACCGTCCCGCTAGGCCTGCCGGCCCCACAGCCCGCACCAGCCACGCAGACCCCCCCGCCGCCCAGGGCCAGCGATGGCTACTCCTGTACCCTGCCCATCCCCCGCAAAGCCTCTGCGGAGACCCGCCTTGCCACGCTCA agaacaggaccctgcCGCGGAGCGGGGTGCGGGCCGAGCAGCGCCGGGTGCAGGCCGTGTTCTCCCACGCACCCGGTGAGAGCAGCACCCTGCTCAACTTCCAGGAGGGCGACGTCATTGCGCTGCTGGTGGCCGAGGCCCGGGACGGCTGGCACTACGGGGAGAACGAGGCCACGCACAT gaaaggCTGGTTCCCCTTCTCGTACacccgtcccgtcccccctgcCGAGACCCCTGAGAAACCCCATGGCag ttttccCCTGAGCAAACTCAACAGCTGCAGCACGGGGACCCTGGACAAAGCGGGGTGCGTGGCCCCCAGCCCGGAGGGGGGCCACGGGGGGGACGCCTTGcgctacaccccctccccccgccccagcaccttCCGCCAGCGCCCCTATAGCATGATGAACCCCGACCTGTCACAG tTAGCGAACGAATTTGGGAGCCCCCTGAACTCCTCCCCGTCCAG gtctaACCCCTTCGCTCACGTCAGGCTGAAGCGGACTGTGACCAACGACCGCTCGGCCCCGCTGATCCAGTGA
- the LOC102946897 gene encoding brain-specific angiogenesis inhibitor 1-associated protein 2 isoform X1 has translation MSRSDEVNRLTESVYRVILDQFNPGLRSFVTMGKSYQRALSGVTVAAKGYFDALVKLGELASDSQGSKELGDTLFQMAEVHRQIQVQLEETLKLFHSELLAQLEQKLELDVKYLLATLKKYQSEHRAKVEAIEKCQAELKKLRKKCQSSKNPQKYGDREVQYVEVMSAKQSELDRFVAEGYKAALTEERRRYSFLVDRQCAVSKHFGAYHAKVKELLGAKLPGWQQSCVQPTRLPDRALALVKQTANSPAAPAVSDPLPAPQPLEVPPELAPLLGGGGLALNHRVSLQEATPLPNGDSHRTRGSRDLGPPPAREPLTVPLGLPAPQPAPATQTPPPPRASDGYSCTLPIPRKASAETRLATLTENRTLPRSGVRAEQRRVQAVFSHAPGESSTLLNFQEGDVIALLVAEARDGWHYGENEATHMKGWFPFSYTRPVPPAETPEKPHGSFPLSKLNSCSTGTLDKAGCVAPSPEGGHGGDALRYTPSPRPSTFRQRPYSMMNPDLSQLANEFGSPLNSSPSRSNPFAHVRLKRTVTNDRSAPLIQ, from the exons ATGTCCCGCTCGGACGAGGTCAACCGACTCACGGAGAGTGTCTACAGG GTGATTCTGGACCAGTTCAACCCCGGCCTGAGGAGTTTTGTCACAATGGGGAAGAGTTACCAACGCGCGCTCTCAG GGGTGACCGTAGCGGCCAAGGGTTATTTCGACGCCCTGGTGAAGCTGGGGGAATTGGCCAGCGACAGCCAAGGGTCCAAGGAACTGG GGGACACCCTGTTCCAGATGGCTGAGGTGCATCGGcagatccaggtgcagctggaggAAACT CTGAAGCTTTTCCACTCGGAgctgctggcccagctggagCAGAAACTGGAGCTGGATGTCAAGTACCTGCTG GCTACCCTGAAGAAGTACCAGAGCGAACACCGGGCCAAGGTGGAGGCCATTGAGAAGTGTCAAGCCGAGCTGAAGAAACTGCGCAAGAAATGCCAGAGCAGCAAGAACCCCCAGAAATATGGGGACCGCGAGGTGCAG TATGTGGAGGTGATGAGCGCCAAGCAGAGCGAGCTGGACCGCTTTGTGGCGGAGGGATACAAGGCTGCCCTGACCGAGGAGCGCCGCCGGTACTCGTTTCTGGTGGATCGCCAATGCGCTGTGTCCAAGCACTTCGGTGCCTACCACGCCAAG GtgaaggagctgctgggggccaaGCTGCCCGGCTGGCAGCAGTCCTGCGTCCAGCCCACCCGCCTGCCCGACCGTGCTCTGGCCCTGGTGAAGCAGACGGCCAACAGCCCCGCCGCGCCCGCCGTCTCCGACCCGctgcccgccccccagcccctggaggTGCCCCCGGAGCTGGCccccctgctggggggtggggggctggccctCAACCAC CGCGTCTCACTGCAGGAAGCGACTCCGCTCCCCAACGGCGACTCTCACCGCACCCGGGGCTCCCGTGACCTGGGGCCCCCGCCCGCCAGAGAGCCCCTCACCGTCCCGCTAGGCCTGCCGGCCCCACAGCCCGCACCAGCCACGCAGACCCCCCCGCCGCCCAGGGCCAGCGATGGCTACTCCTGTACCCTGCCCATCCCCCGCAAAGCCTCTGCGGAGACCCGCCTTGCCACGCTCA cagagaacaggaccctgcCGCGGAGCGGGGTGCGGGCCGAGCAGCGCCGGGTGCAGGCCGTGTTCTCCCACGCACCCGGTGAGAGCAGCACCCTGCTCAACTTCCAGGAGGGCGACGTCATTGCGCTGCTGGTGGCCGAGGCCCGGGACGGCTGGCACTACGGGGAGAACGAGGCCACGCACAT gaaaggCTGGTTCCCCTTCTCGTACacccgtcccgtcccccctgcCGAGACCCCTGAGAAACCCCATGGCag ttttccCCTGAGCAAACTCAACAGCTGCAGCACGGGGACCCTGGACAAAGCGGGGTGCGTGGCCCCCAGCCCGGAGGGGGGCCACGGGGGGGACGCCTTGcgctacaccccctccccccgccccagcaccttCCGCCAGCGCCCCTATAGCATGATGAACCCCGACCTGTCACAG tTAGCGAACGAATTTGGGAGCCCCCTGAACTCCTCCCCGTCCAG gtctaACCCCTTCGCTCACGTCAGGCTGAAGCGGACTGTGACCAACGACCGCTCGGCCCCGCTGATCCAGTGA
- the LOC102946897 gene encoding brain-specific angiogenesis inhibitor 1-associated protein 2 isoform X3 → MSRSDEVNRLTESVYRVILDQFNPGLRSFVTMGKSYQRALSGVTVAAKGYFDALVKLGELASDSQGSKELGDTLFQMAEVHRQIQVQLEETLKLFHSELLAQLEQKLELDVKYLLATLKKYQSEHRAKVEAIEKCQAELKKLRKKCQSSKNPQKYGDREVQYVEVMSAKQSELDRFVAEGYKAALTEERRRYSFLVDRQCAVSKHFGAYHAKVKELLGAKLPGWQQSCVQPTRLPDRALALVKQTANSPAAPAVSDPLPAPQPLERVSLQEATPLPNGDSHRTRGSRDLGPPPAREPLTVPLGLPAPQPAPATQTPPPPRASDGYSCTLPIPRKASAETRLATLTENRTLPRSGVRAEQRRVQAVFSHAPGESSTLLNFQEGDVIALLVAEARDGWHYGENEATHMKGWFPFSYTRPVPPAETPEKPHGSFPLSKLNSCSTGTLDKAGCVAPSPEGGHGGDALRYTPSPRPSTFRQRPYSMMNPDLSQLANEFGSPLNSSPSRSNPFAHVRLKRTVTNDRSAPLIQ, encoded by the exons ATGTCCCGCTCGGACGAGGTCAACCGACTCACGGAGAGTGTCTACAGG GTGATTCTGGACCAGTTCAACCCCGGCCTGAGGAGTTTTGTCACAATGGGGAAGAGTTACCAACGCGCGCTCTCAG GGGTGACCGTAGCGGCCAAGGGTTATTTCGACGCCCTGGTGAAGCTGGGGGAATTGGCCAGCGACAGCCAAGGGTCCAAGGAACTGG GGGACACCCTGTTCCAGATGGCTGAGGTGCATCGGcagatccaggtgcagctggaggAAACT CTGAAGCTTTTCCACTCGGAgctgctggcccagctggagCAGAAACTGGAGCTGGATGTCAAGTACCTGCTG GCTACCCTGAAGAAGTACCAGAGCGAACACCGGGCCAAGGTGGAGGCCATTGAGAAGTGTCAAGCCGAGCTGAAGAAACTGCGCAAGAAATGCCAGAGCAGCAAGAACCCCCAGAAATATGGGGACCGCGAGGTGCAG TATGTGGAGGTGATGAGCGCCAAGCAGAGCGAGCTGGACCGCTTTGTGGCGGAGGGATACAAGGCTGCCCTGACCGAGGAGCGCCGCCGGTACTCGTTTCTGGTGGATCGCCAATGCGCTGTGTCCAAGCACTTCGGTGCCTACCACGCCAAG GtgaaggagctgctgggggccaaGCTGCCCGGCTGGCAGCAGTCCTGCGTCCAGCCCACCCGCCTGCCCGACCGTGCTCTGGCCCTGGTGAAGCAGACGGCCAACAGCCCCGCCGCGCCCGCCGTCTCCGACCCGctgcccgccccccagcccctggag CGCGTCTCACTGCAGGAAGCGACTCCGCTCCCCAACGGCGACTCTCACCGCACCCGGGGCTCCCGTGACCTGGGGCCCCCGCCCGCCAGAGAGCCCCTCACCGTCCCGCTAGGCCTGCCGGCCCCACAGCCCGCACCAGCCACGCAGACCCCCCCGCCGCCCAGGGCCAGCGATGGCTACTCCTGTACCCTGCCCATCCCCCGCAAAGCCTCTGCGGAGACCCGCCTTGCCACGCTCA cagagaacaggaccctgcCGCGGAGCGGGGTGCGGGCCGAGCAGCGCCGGGTGCAGGCCGTGTTCTCCCACGCACCCGGTGAGAGCAGCACCCTGCTCAACTTCCAGGAGGGCGACGTCATTGCGCTGCTGGTGGCCGAGGCCCGGGACGGCTGGCACTACGGGGAGAACGAGGCCACGCACAT gaaaggCTGGTTCCCCTTCTCGTACacccgtcccgtcccccctgcCGAGACCCCTGAGAAACCCCATGGCag ttttccCCTGAGCAAACTCAACAGCTGCAGCACGGGGACCCTGGACAAAGCGGGGTGCGTGGCCCCCAGCCCGGAGGGGGGCCACGGGGGGGACGCCTTGcgctacaccccctccccccgccccagcaccttCCGCCAGCGCCCCTATAGCATGATGAACCCCGACCTGTCACAG tTAGCGAACGAATTTGGGAGCCCCCTGAACTCCTCCCCGTCCAG gtctaACCCCTTCGCTCACGTCAGGCTGAAGCGGACTGTGACCAACGACCGCTCGGCCCCGCTGATCCAGTGA
- the LOC102946897 gene encoding brain-specific angiogenesis inhibitor 1-associated protein 2 isoform X4, with protein sequence MSRSDEVNRLTESVYRVILDQFNPGLRSFVTMGKSYQRALSGVTVAAKGYFDALVKLGELASDSQGSKELGDTLFQMAEVHRQIQVQLEETLKLFHSELLAQLEQKLELDVKYLLATLKKYQSEHRAKVEAIEKCQAELKKLRKKCQSSKNPQKYGDREVQYVEVMSAKQSELDRFVAEGYKAALTEERRRYSFLVDRQCAVSKHFGAYHAKVKELLGAKLPGWQQSCVQPTRLPDRALALVKQTANSPAAPAVSDPLPAPQPLEVPPELAPLLGGGGLALNHRVSLQEATPLPNGDSHRTRGSRDLGPPPAREPLTVPLGLPAPQPAPATQTPPPPRASDGYSCTLPIPRKASAETRLATLTENRTLPRSGVRAEQRRVQAVFSHAPGESSTLLNFQEGDVIALLVAEARDGWHYGENEATHMKGWFPFSYTRPVPPAETPEKPHGSFPLSKLNSCSTGTLDKAGCVAPSPEGGHGGDALRYTPSPRPSTFRQRPYSMMNPDLSQV encoded by the exons ATGTCCCGCTCGGACGAGGTCAACCGACTCACGGAGAGTGTCTACAGG GTGATTCTGGACCAGTTCAACCCCGGCCTGAGGAGTTTTGTCACAATGGGGAAGAGTTACCAACGCGCGCTCTCAG GGGTGACCGTAGCGGCCAAGGGTTATTTCGACGCCCTGGTGAAGCTGGGGGAATTGGCCAGCGACAGCCAAGGGTCCAAGGAACTGG GGGACACCCTGTTCCAGATGGCTGAGGTGCATCGGcagatccaggtgcagctggaggAAACT CTGAAGCTTTTCCACTCGGAgctgctggcccagctggagCAGAAACTGGAGCTGGATGTCAAGTACCTGCTG GCTACCCTGAAGAAGTACCAGAGCGAACACCGGGCCAAGGTGGAGGCCATTGAGAAGTGTCAAGCCGAGCTGAAGAAACTGCGCAAGAAATGCCAGAGCAGCAAGAACCCCCAGAAATATGGGGACCGCGAGGTGCAG TATGTGGAGGTGATGAGCGCCAAGCAGAGCGAGCTGGACCGCTTTGTGGCGGAGGGATACAAGGCTGCCCTGACCGAGGAGCGCCGCCGGTACTCGTTTCTGGTGGATCGCCAATGCGCTGTGTCCAAGCACTTCGGTGCCTACCACGCCAAG GtgaaggagctgctgggggccaaGCTGCCCGGCTGGCAGCAGTCCTGCGTCCAGCCCACCCGCCTGCCCGACCGTGCTCTGGCCCTGGTGAAGCAGACGGCCAACAGCCCCGCCGCGCCCGCCGTCTCCGACCCGctgcccgccccccagcccctggaggTGCCCCCGGAGCTGGCccccctgctggggggtggggggctggccctCAACCAC CGCGTCTCACTGCAGGAAGCGACTCCGCTCCCCAACGGCGACTCTCACCGCACCCGGGGCTCCCGTGACCTGGGGCCCCCGCCCGCCAGAGAGCCCCTCACCGTCCCGCTAGGCCTGCCGGCCCCACAGCCCGCACCAGCCACGCAGACCCCCCCGCCGCCCAGGGCCAGCGATGGCTACTCCTGTACCCTGCCCATCCCCCGCAAAGCCTCTGCGGAGACCCGCCTTGCCACGCTCA cagagaacaggaccctgcCGCGGAGCGGGGTGCGGGCCGAGCAGCGCCGGGTGCAGGCCGTGTTCTCCCACGCACCCGGTGAGAGCAGCACCCTGCTCAACTTCCAGGAGGGCGACGTCATTGCGCTGCTGGTGGCCGAGGCCCGGGACGGCTGGCACTACGGGGAGAACGAGGCCACGCACAT gaaaggCTGGTTCCCCTTCTCGTACacccgtcccgtcccccctgcCGAGACCCCTGAGAAACCCCATGGCag ttttccCCTGAGCAAACTCAACAGCTGCAGCACGGGGACCCTGGACAAAGCGGGGTGCGTGGCCCCCAGCCCGGAGGGGGGCCACGGGGGGGACGCCTTGcgctacaccccctccccccgccccagcaccttCCGCCAGCGCCCCTATAGCATGATGAACCCCGACCTGTCACAG gtctaA
- the LOC102946673 gene encoding toll-like receptor 13, which produces MPLALPLWLLAAVICARRASAFGFAWCQLPYELPGYASCAGRGITQLGPAIAPLPNSTLWLNASQNALQDLAPATFTHLPRLRELRLDLNRLHALQIGAFQGLQELELLDLSQNRLAALGPAALAGLTGLRVLLLRGNALAALHPAALVAQPGLQELHLPHNQLSRLQEVAAVASGLANLSLLDLDSNRISAPCPGPGLLSMPFLRDLNLRNNSIAWLDLAHCSLPGLRSLNLTHNNMSRLEAGSFGAVPGLEELSLDENPLNISYLLGLPLPNLTALHWSSMRPALDADLGLACQVLGSLPALTTLDIKHSKLPPSRLGQLGACTNLTWLDLSTTPLSPLEGGVFRSFPRLESLSLDKCKVRQLKQSAWGGSLPWLRVLVLRRNHLTKLEDRVFQPLGSLAYLDLSRNRLTYVYKGSFLGMTSLKTLLLQGCQLAAVTRDTFAYTRKLETLDLSDNNLQYIKTSAFLSLHHLRTLLLSGNRILTLQKGAFKGLTSLRHLSLAQNGLYKLSQGSFLGLKALETLDLSRNRLLAYCKYDSPAPFAGLPALRGLDLSSQEARPPVRLPSKLFQGLGNLQELSLRDNPSGVFLNLSLAPLAGLRSLDLSNIYPGREGSFSLHPGLFRGLAGLRRLRLDGSSLRDLPGEVFSSLASLEWLSLRENGLRNVSRAPLAHLPALRYLDVAGNPLACSCENAWFQNWSAAEPGVQVALLGSYLCLGPGVSQGLFQAHDLAFCWADLGAVFFAGSFAATFLALAGSLAGAKLGWTLRYGYYLLRAWGRGRLRRDRRGYQFDAYVSCCPEDEAWVVRTLLAKLEEEGRPRLRLCFGPRDFAPGAYYLDNVQQGVSSSRKALCLLSARALESEWCSLEIQLACARTYDQGRDPLVVVFLEDIPNYRLSPYHRLRRLVKQGSYLHWPEQPEAQAVFWTQLREALGAGEEAGGMVQFNLAE; this is translated from the exons atgcccctggccctgcccctctggctcCTTGCAGCCGTCATCTGTGCCCGCCGTGCCAGCGCCTTCGGCTTTGCCTGGTGCCAGCTGCCCTACGAGCTGCCAGGCTACGCCAGCTGCGCCGGGCGCGGCATCACCCAGCTGGGCCCGGCCATCGCCCCGCTGCCCAACTCCACCCTCTGGCTCAACGcctcccagaatgccctgcagGACCTGGCGCCCGCCACCTTCACCCACCTGCCCCGCCTGCGGGAGCTGCGGCTCGACCTCAACCGCCTCCACGCCCTGCAGATCGGCGCCTTCCAGggcctgcaggagctggagctgctggacctcagCCAGAACCGGCTGGCGGCCCTGGGCCCCGCGGCGCTGGCAGGGCTGACGGGCCTGCGGGTCCTGCTTCTGAGGGGCAACGCCCTGGCCGCCCTCCACCCTGCCGCCCTGGTGGCCCAGCCCGGTCTGCAGGAGCTCCACCTGCCCCACAATCAGCTCTCCCGGCTCCAGGAGGTGGCCGCGGTCGCCAGCGGCTTGGCCAACCTCTCCCTCCTTGACCTGGACTCCAACCGGATCTCCGCCCCGTGCCCTGGCCCCGGCCTGCTCTCTATGCCCTTCCTGCGGGACCTCAACCTGAGGAACAACAGCATCGCCTGGCTGGACCTcgcccactgctccctgcccggCCTACGCTCTCTCAACCTGACCCACAACAACATGAGTCGGCTGGAGGCCGGTTCCTTCGGCGCCGTGCCCGGCCTGGAGGAGCTGAGTTTGGACGAAAACCCCCTCAACATCTCCTACCTCCTGGGCCTGCCGCTGCCCAACCTCACAGCCCTGCACTGGTCCAGCATGCGCCCGGCGCTGGACGCGGACCTGGGGCTGGCCTGCCAGGTCTTGGGGAGCCTGCCGGCGCTGACCACCCTGGACATCAAACACTCCAAGCTCCCGCCGTCCCGGCTGGGCCAACTGGGCGCTTGCACCAACCTGACCTGGCTGGACCTGTCCACCACCCCGCTGAGCCCGCTGGAGGGGGGCGTCTTCCGCTCGTTCCCCCGGCTGGAGTCCCTCTCGCTGGACAAGTGCAAGGTCAGGCAGCTGAAGCAGAGTGCCTGGGGCGGGTCGCTGCCCTGGCTCCGGGTCCTCGTCCTGCGGCGCAACCACCTCACCAAGCTGGAAGACCGCGTCTTCCAGCCCCTTGGCAGCTTGGCCTACCTGGACCTGTCCAGGAACCGCCTGACCTACGTCTACAAGGGGTCCTTTCTGGGCATGACCTCCCTGAAGACCTTGCTTCTGCAGGGCTGCCAGCTGGCGGCCGTCACCCGCGACACCTTTGCCTACACCCGCAAGCTGGAGACCCTGGACCTGAGCGACAACAACCTCCAGTACATCAAGACCTCTGCCTTCCTGAGCCTCCACCATCTCCGCACCCTGCTGCTCTCCGGCAACCGCATCCTCACCCTCCAGAAAGGGGCTTTCAAGGGTCTCACCTCCCTCCGCCACCTCTCGCTGGCCCAGAACGGCCTCTACAAACTCTCCCAGGGCTCCTTCCTGGGCCTGAAGGCCCTGGAGACCCTGGACCTCAGCCGCAACCGCCTCCTGGCCTACTGCAAGTACGACTCGCCCGCCCCCTTCGCCGGCCTGCCGGCCCTGCGGGGCCTGGATCTCAGCTCGCAGGAGGCCCGGCCCCCCGTCCGGCTGCCCTCCAAACTCTTCCAAGGGCTGGGGAACCTCCAGGAGCTCAGCCTGAGGGACAACCCCAGCGGCGTCTTCCTCAACCTCTCGCTGGCTCCCTTGGCCGGCCTCCGCTCCCTGGATCTCTCCAACATCTACCCCGGCCGGGAAGGGTCCTTCAGCCTCCACCCGGGGCTCTTCCGAGGCCTGGCCGGCCTGCGGCGGCTCCGGCTGGACGGCAGCTCCCTCCGGGACCTGCCCGGCGAGGTCTTCTCCAGCCTGGCCTCCCTGGAGTGGCTCTCGCTGCGGGAGAACGGGCTGCGGAACGTGAGCCGGGCCCCGCTGGCCCACCTGCCCGCGCTGCGCTACCTGGACGTGGCCGGCAACCCCTTGGCCTGCTCCTGCGAGAACGCCTGGTTCCAGAACTGGTCGGCGGCGGAGCCGGGGGTCCAGGTGGCCCTGCTGGGCTCCTACCTCTGCCTGGGGCCCGGCGTGAGCCAGGGGCTCTTCCAAGCCCACGATCTCGCCTTCTGCTGGGCGGACCTGGGCGCGGTCTTCTTCGCGGGGTCGTTCGCCGCCACCTTCCTGGCGCTGGCGGGGTCCCTGGCCGGGGCCAAGCTGGGCTGGACCCTGCGCTACGGCTACTACCTGCTGCGGgcctggggccggggccggctgCGGCGGGACCGGCGGGGCTACCAGTTCGACGCCTACGTCTCCTGCTGCCCCGAGGACGAGGCCTGGGTGGTGCGCACGCTGCTGGCcaagctggaggaggaagggcgGCCCCGGCTCCGGCTCTGCTTCGGGCCCCGCGACTTCGCCCCCGGGGCCTATTACCTGGACAACGTGCAGCAGGGGGTGAGCAGCAGCCGCAAGGCCCTGTGCCTGCTGAGTGCCCGCGCCCTGGAGAGCGAGTGGTGCTCGCTGGAGATCCAGCTGGCCTGCGCCCGCACCTACGACCAGGGCCGCGACCCGCTGGTCGTCGTCTTCCTCGAGGACATCCCCAACTACCG CCTCTCCCCCTACCACCGCCTGCGGAGGCTGGTGAAGCAGGGCAGCTACCTGCACTGGCCGGAGCAGCCTGAGGCCCAGGCCGTCTTCTGGACCCAGCTGCGGGAGGCCCTGGGGGCCGGCGAGGAAGCCGGGGGGATGGTGCAGTTCAACCTGGCCGAGTAA